The following are encoded in a window of Ferribacterium limneticum genomic DNA:
- a CDS encoding DNA cytosine methyltransferase produces MSKLRAVSLFSNCGAGDVGYRNAGFYFEVMAELDPRRLDVCLLNHPGAEGVAGDLRKTWTTVIKRYRVRAGRARPALLCACPPCQGMSSARSGLGSHDDAAAGSKDERNLLATVVANVALELKPSLIVVENVPAFFTRKVHHPEDKKPVSAANYLITALADEYVAFPLIADLCDFGVPQSRNRAFLTFVRKDLPGLKESLRIGRAPFPRATHAPDVGNSRPITLSEALESFALPALDAATPETASASEYAGFHSVPVWDERIYAMVAAIPKATGRSAWDNDVCHHCGPVKVLPETVTCPLCRSPLLRPIVKEEDGSYRLVKGFKSSYRRMHSNKPAATVTTASGHIGSDYTIHPTQNRLLSPLECSLLQTFPKDFKWGDALKKLGHTNVREMIGEAVPPAFTKLHGEVLHGILKRKWERAPIALSDERCLKGWAKLVAAAKKDDRDDPRSYFDHGKLPPSGRPAVNKQAEHSAPVKPGM; encoded by the coding sequence ATGAGCAAACTACGAGCCGTCAGCCTCTTTTCCAATTGCGGCGCTGGAGATGTCGGTTATCGCAACGCTGGCTTTTATTTCGAAGTGATGGCCGAATTAGACCCGCGTCGACTGGACGTTTGTCTTCTCAATCACCCTGGTGCAGAAGGGGTCGCAGGCGACCTTCGCAAGACCTGGACGACCGTGATCAAGAGGTATCGTGTTCGGGCGGGAAGAGCTCGCCCAGCGTTGCTTTGTGCCTGTCCACCTTGCCAAGGAATGAGTTCCGCGCGTTCCGGCTTAGGCAGTCATGACGATGCTGCTGCCGGCTCAAAAGACGAGCGCAATTTACTGGCGACAGTCGTCGCCAATGTGGCGCTGGAGTTAAAACCTTCGTTGATTGTCGTTGAAAACGTTCCGGCGTTCTTTACGCGAAAGGTGCATCATCCAGAAGACAAGAAACCAGTTTCGGCAGCGAACTATTTGATTACTGCGTTGGCAGATGAGTATGTTGCATTCCCGTTGATCGCTGATTTGTGTGATTTTGGTGTTCCACAATCCCGCAATCGTGCCTTCCTGACCTTCGTTCGCAAAGATCTGCCTGGTCTAAAAGAATCGCTCCGTATTGGTCGCGCACCGTTCCCTCGGGCAACCCATGCCCCGGACGTTGGCAACTCCCGACCAATCACACTTTCCGAGGCACTCGAAAGCTTTGCGCTACCTGCTTTGGATGCGGCGACTCCGGAGACAGCATCTGCCAGCGAATATGCTGGATTTCATTCCGTTCCAGTATGGGACGAGCGCATTTACGCGATGGTCGCGGCGATCCCCAAGGCAACCGGGCGCAGTGCTTGGGACAATGACGTTTGCCATCATTGTGGGCCCGTCAAGGTTTTGCCTGAGACTGTAACCTGTCCACTTTGCAGATCCCCGCTCCTTCGCCCCATCGTCAAAGAAGAGGATGGAAGCTATCGTTTAGTTAAAGGATTCAAAAGTAGCTACCGGCGGATGCACAGCAACAAACCGGCAGCTACTGTGACCACGGCCAGTGGTCACATCGGCAGTGACTACACCATTCACCCAACCCAAAACCGCCTGCTCAGCCCTCTCGAATGCTCGCTACTTCAGACGTTTCCCAAGGATTTCAAATGGGGGGACGCGTTGAAGAAGTTGGGGCACACGAACGTGCGAGAAATGATCGGTGAAGCCGTCCCACCAGCTTTCACCAAATTGCATGGTGAAGTGCTCCATGGCATCTTGAAGCGCAAGTGGGAACGTGCGCCCATTGCCTTGAGTGATGAACGATGCCTAAAGGGCTGGGCAAAGCTTGTGGCGGCAGCCAAGAAAGATGATCGCGATGATCCTCGTAGCTACTTTGACCATGGAAAATTGCCCCCATCTGGACGCCCTGCAGTGAACAAGCAGGCGGAACACTCGGCGCCCGTGAAGCCAGGGATGTGA
- a CDS encoding integrase catalytic domain-containing protein: protein MLDTSQLDAYCERHGITPKARLVIDLVRASEPTRRVQSGTHNVACRFSSRKMGSVIQAESHKNELPAVIGWEHDKQTYEFYDQPPKVKLRYSGRNGKPISHLATPDFFLLQEGFAGWVECKTEEWLQTRAAEGSTLYVRDGTQGWRCPAGEEYAASVDLGFRVRSSSATHWITIRNLEFLADYLDERCPMPSPEAIQRVRDAMVGQAWVVLKCLLDALPVDDADAIYKMIADGVLYTRLEKDLLTEPERAIVFRDKVSADAYGLHLASQTETTLPSLRTLTIAAGQSLLWDGRAWRILNVGDQDVFLEDEERVITSIGLKIFEQMVKDGVITGIPVGATLERDKAEEIVRRASPEDLEHAMYRYRCLFPERSEGVPAESCDRAQRKWRALYKRGQELYGSGLLGLIPKISQRGNRERRLDEAVIKIMDDVIDEHYAVVDGWSITACSGEVTNRCNEHGLLPPSEVALREQIKRRRQHDLVVIREGEKAAYSDSEFYWRIDGATPRHGERPFEIGHTDHTELDLQFRGSRNGKKMGKAWLSVLIDAWSRMILAWVIMFDAPSYRTCMALIRSCIERHGRVPKTIVVDKGPEFQSIYFETLLARLECHKKTRPGSKPRFGSINERFFGMNNEQFVHCLRGNNVALQKPRSMSKSHDPRELSVWTLPDFREAFDGYLDQVYGEMEHSAIGMSPKAAIAIGLAQSGLRRHTLIPNTRDLLILCLPSTPQGTAKIDPSRGVKIGYIYYWCPAFRAPKLARTDVPVRYNPNDKSMAMVWLKDHWETCQSEYADTFRGRTEKEIEVITQEITAQNKLTGKRRTINASLIAKYLSETRVTEKLLQQRLRDQETHFTPLAESGLSASEPTRSDLDALEESIWGDLENHVFGD from the coding sequence ATGCTGGACACATCTCAACTCGATGCCTACTGCGAACGGCACGGCATCACCCCGAAGGCACGCTTGGTCATCGACCTGGTGCGCGCCTCCGAACCCACCCGCCGGGTGCAGAGCGGCACCCACAACGTGGCTTGCCGATTCTCCAGCCGAAAAATGGGCTCGGTCATCCAGGCGGAGAGCCACAAGAACGAATTGCCGGCAGTCATTGGCTGGGAACACGACAAGCAGACCTACGAGTTTTACGACCAACCGCCCAAGGTGAAGCTGCGCTATAGCGGCCGCAACGGGAAGCCTATCAGCCATCTGGCGACGCCTGACTTCTTCCTGCTTCAGGAAGGTTTTGCCGGCTGGGTCGAATGCAAGACAGAGGAATGGCTGCAAACCCGGGCAGCCGAAGGATCAACCCTCTACGTCCGGGACGGCACCCAGGGCTGGCGCTGCCCGGCCGGCGAGGAATACGCGGCCTCAGTCGATCTCGGATTCCGGGTTCGGTCTTCGTCGGCCACGCACTGGATAACGATCCGCAATCTGGAGTTCCTGGCTGACTACCTGGACGAGCGTTGCCCGATGCCGTCGCCGGAAGCAATACAACGCGTCCGGGATGCAATGGTCGGACAGGCCTGGGTCGTGCTGAAGTGTCTGCTGGATGCGCTTCCGGTCGACGACGCCGATGCCATCTACAAGATGATCGCCGATGGCGTTCTCTACACCCGACTGGAAAAGGATCTCCTCACCGAACCGGAACGTGCCATCGTTTTCCGCGACAAGGTATCTGCCGATGCTTACGGCCTGCACCTCGCCTCGCAAACCGAGACGACGCTGCCGTCGCTACGGACCCTGACCATTGCCGCCGGCCAGTCACTGCTGTGGGATGGCCGTGCCTGGCGAATTCTGAACGTCGGCGACCAGGACGTGTTCCTTGAGGATGAAGAGCGGGTCATCACCAGCATTGGCCTGAAGATTTTCGAGCAGATGGTCAAGGATGGCGTGATCACCGGTATCCCTGTCGGCGCCACATTGGAGCGCGACAAAGCCGAGGAAATCGTTCGCCGGGCGAGCCCAGAAGACCTCGAACACGCGATGTATCGATACCGTTGCCTATTCCCCGAGCGATCCGAGGGCGTGCCGGCCGAGTCGTGCGACCGCGCCCAGCGCAAGTGGCGAGCTCTCTACAAGCGCGGCCAGGAACTGTATGGCTCAGGGTTGCTCGGTCTGATTCCCAAGATCAGCCAGCGCGGAAATCGCGAGCGTCGCCTCGACGAGGCCGTCATCAAGATCATGGACGATGTGATCGACGAACACTATGCCGTGGTGGATGGTTGGTCGATCACTGCATGCTCAGGGGAAGTCACCAATCGTTGCAATGAGCACGGATTGCTGCCACCGAGCGAAGTTGCACTCCGCGAGCAGATCAAACGGCGTCGCCAGCACGACCTGGTCGTCATCCGCGAAGGCGAGAAGGCCGCCTACAGCGATTCCGAGTTCTACTGGCGCATCGATGGGGCAACGCCACGCCACGGTGAGCGGCCTTTCGAGATCGGCCATACCGACCATACTGAACTCGATCTCCAGTTCCGGGGCAGCCGCAATGGCAAAAAAATGGGCAAGGCTTGGCTGTCCGTGCTCATCGACGCCTGGAGCCGTATGATCCTGGCCTGGGTCATCATGTTCGATGCGCCAAGCTACCGCACCTGCATGGCGCTGATCCGATCCTGCATCGAACGCCACGGCCGCGTCCCAAAAACCATCGTCGTCGACAAGGGACCCGAGTTCCAGAGCATCTACTTCGAAACGCTGTTGGCGCGGCTCGAGTGCCACAAGAAAACGCGTCCCGGCAGCAAGCCACGCTTCGGCAGCATCAACGAGCGCTTCTTCGGCATGAACAATGAACAGTTCGTGCATTGCCTGCGTGGCAATAACGTTGCCCTGCAGAAGCCACGGTCGATGTCGAAGTCGCACGATCCTCGGGAACTGTCGGTCTGGACCTTGCCGGATTTCCGGGAAGCCTTCGACGGTTATCTCGATCAGGTCTACGGCGAAATGGAACACTCGGCGATCGGCATGTCGCCGAAGGCAGCGATTGCTATCGGCCTTGCTCAGTCAGGCTTGCGTCGGCACACCCTAATCCCCAACACCCGCGACCTGTTGATCCTGTGCCTGCCATCGACGCCTCAGGGAACCGCCAAGATCGATCCCAGCCGCGGCGTGAAGATCGGCTACATCTATTACTGGTGCCCTGCGTTCCGCGCCCCGAAACTCGCCCGTACAGACGTTCCCGTCCGCTATAACCCGAACGACAAATCGATGGCCATGGTCTGGCTCAAGGACCATTGGGAAACCTGCCAATCGGAGTACGCCGACACCTTCCGCGGTCGCACCGAGAAGGAAATCGAGGTCATCACGCAGGAGATCACAGCGCAGAACAAACTCACCGGGAAGCGTCGCACGATCAACGCGTCGCTGATCGCCAAATACCTGAGTGAAACGCGCGTCACCGAAAAGCTCCTACAGCAGCGCCTGCGCGACCAGGAAACCCACTTCACCCCATTGGCCGAGTCAGGCCTCTCTGCCAGCGAACCAACCCGTTCCGACCTAGATGCGCTGGAAGAATCCATCTGGGGCGACCTTGAAAACCACGTCTTTGGAGATTGA
- a CDS encoding AAA family ATPase, whose product MKNVHTRPFPIELLNATAEKRVEYFRKCRIAHPNLTRSFEQAMSAINSACGPKVVLVTGPTGAGKTTLARMIYKALVHQYRDLIAQDPGAVPVAGFNAIPPNGSSFNWKDFYIRLLERHGDVLINRKMLLPRQHDLFEGMSAPLPIERSTTEALRRASEKTLQNRKTKVLIIDEGHHILMVNDPKRLEFQFEALKSLTIESNVVIVLVGTYKLLAIRDQSGQLVRRSEIVHFPRYRLQTLEERDDFAHTLEQLVLQLPLPKAPVITKEEAKYYFVKSGGSIGILKDWLSRCLEHAILRGMDTFDMAFANKFALSNKSLITILDEAIEGEIALEDANVNEVKALLYRVASRTKSLPAEKRVPKHTTKVGERKPVRDKTGHDHEKK is encoded by the coding sequence ATGAAAAACGTTCATACCCGTCCATTCCCGATCGAACTGCTCAACGCCACCGCCGAAAAGCGTGTCGAATATTTCCGCAAATGCAGGATCGCCCATCCCAACCTGACACGCAGTTTCGAGCAGGCCATGTCGGCGATCAACAGCGCCTGCGGCCCGAAGGTCGTGCTCGTCACCGGCCCAACCGGCGCCGGCAAGACTACCTTGGCCCGCATGATCTACAAGGCTCTGGTTCATCAGTATCGCGACCTGATCGCCCAGGATCCCGGCGCCGTACCGGTCGCCGGCTTCAATGCCATCCCGCCCAACGGGAGTTCGTTCAACTGGAAGGACTTCTACATCCGGCTTCTGGAACGGCACGGCGACGTTCTCATCAACCGGAAGATGCTCCTGCCACGTCAGCACGATCTCTTCGAAGGGATGTCGGCGCCACTGCCGATCGAGCGCTCGACGACAGAGGCGCTACGCCGCGCCTCTGAGAAAACGCTGCAGAACCGCAAGACCAAGGTTCTGATCATCGACGAAGGGCACCATATCCTGATGGTCAACGATCCCAAGCGCCTCGAATTCCAATTCGAGGCACTGAAGTCGCTGACCATTGAATCCAACGTAGTGATCGTTCTGGTCGGCACCTACAAGTTGCTGGCCATTCGCGATCAGAGTGGGCAGTTGGTCCGCCGTAGCGAGATCGTTCACTTTCCGCGCTATCGCTTGCAAACCCTCGAGGAGCGCGACGATTTCGCCCATACCCTCGAACAACTCGTTCTCCAATTGCCGCTACCAAAGGCACCAGTTATTACCAAAGAAGAGGCTAAATACTATTTTGTTAAATCCGGCGGAAGCATTGGTATTCTCAAGGATTGGCTGTCGCGCTGCCTGGAACACGCCATCCTTCGTGGCATGGATACTTTCGATATGGCATTTGCCAATAAATTCGCGCTCTCGAACAAGAGCTTGATCACTATCCTCGACGAAGCGATCGAAGGCGAGATCGCACTTGAGGATGCCAATGTAAATGAAGTCAAGGCGCTGCTGTACCGCGTAGCTTCCCGCACAAAATCCTTGCCGGCCGAGAAACGAGTGCCGAAACATACAACCAAGGTCGGGGAGCGAAAGCCGGTTCGGGACAAGACGGGGCACGATCATGAAAAAAAGTGA
- a CDS encoding ATP-binding protein, which produces MATTSRRAVPVDGGHLDRAVKTAPAGKTSPYHLRISRLTVDKLGVKLYDKASAVVAELIANGYDADAETVTVSLPLNIQLASMAGGKLHDLGYVIDVEDDGHGMTPEEAIGFYLRVGADRRTRKGQDGSRSRKKKRPVMGRKGIGKLAPFGICRRIEVWSAGGEKTEKGYSVTHFFMDFDKIVTDEDDSVPLEVGSEDQTWSKKSGTRIRLTSFLSKRVPELETFLRQLAVRFTFARPDFKILIVNATDGAAGPVQVNQLDIPLMPGTRIDLTSRPVVGDDGTMFPVSGWLGMGKEAYKYEEMMGVRIYARGKIVGVTRDFNQPAGFTGEFTMRSYLVGQVEAEWLDLDQGDDLVRTDRQDILWDSDYGQLLRRWGAELIKEIARNSREPRRIRVRDEFLRKSKIEERARARFGDREVARVAIDLAKKFGGFAAEDELNDDVYVDDLSQIILSVAPHQALMEAFHEFTNQVTKGQASMDQMLDIFNKAQIAELASYAQIAAQRVRVINDLQQIIDVSMDESQFQALIANAPWLIEPSWTVITKNQSLKNFKHAFEKFWKAKHGTDLSLAIDHEDKRPDFTLVSIDGLLHIVEIKKAGHTFDDADFDRLINYVDAFEQFFEENKETVVEFYREWKIDLVADGLKLKKSANARSFEGLEKDNRVKRMSWRDFLSRAKKVHEQFLDVHDLGTQKRQGKRA; this is translated from the coding sequence ATGGCTACAACCTCTCGCCGCGCCGTACCGGTCGATGGCGGCCACTTGGACAGAGCCGTCAAAACTGCTCCAGCCGGCAAGACATCCCCCTACCATCTACGCATTTCAAGACTCACCGTCGACAAGCTCGGGGTTAAGCTTTACGACAAAGCCAGCGCTGTAGTTGCCGAACTCATAGCCAATGGTTACGACGCAGACGCCGAAACCGTCACTGTTAGCTTGCCTCTAAACATCCAACTGGCCTCCATGGCGGGAGGAAAGCTCCACGACTTAGGCTATGTGATTGACGTTGAAGATGATGGTCATGGAATGACGCCTGAGGAAGCGATTGGCTTCTACTTGCGGGTTGGTGCAGATCGTCGTACCCGTAAGGGCCAGGATGGCAGCCGGTCGCGCAAGAAGAAGCGCCCTGTGATGGGACGCAAAGGCATTGGCAAGCTTGCTCCTTTCGGCATTTGCAGACGTATCGAGGTTTGGTCCGCTGGTGGGGAGAAGACGGAAAAAGGCTACTCAGTCACGCATTTCTTCATGGATTTCGACAAGATCGTCACTGATGAGGACGACTCCGTACCCTTGGAAGTGGGCAGCGAAGACCAAACTTGGAGCAAAAAGTCCGGTACGCGCATTCGGCTTACGTCGTTCCTGTCCAAGCGTGTACCGGAACTTGAAACCTTTCTGCGACAACTCGCCGTCCGCTTTACGTTTGCCAGGCCGGACTTCAAGATTCTCATCGTTAACGCGACCGATGGCGCCGCCGGGCCTGTACAAGTAAACCAGTTGGACATCCCTCTTATGCCGGGGACAAGAATTGATCTGACCAGTCGCCCCGTGGTCGGCGACGACGGTACGATGTTTCCCGTTTCTGGCTGGCTCGGCATGGGCAAAGAAGCGTACAAATACGAAGAAATGATGGGGGTTCGCATCTACGCCCGCGGCAAAATAGTAGGAGTCACGCGCGACTTCAATCAGCCAGCAGGCTTTACTGGGGAGTTTACGATGCGTTCGTACCTGGTGGGCCAAGTCGAAGCGGAATGGCTTGACCTCGACCAAGGCGATGACCTAGTTCGAACCGACCGGCAAGATATTCTTTGGGACTCTGACTATGGGCAGTTGCTTCGACGTTGGGGCGCGGAATTAATCAAAGAGATTGCTCGTAACTCGCGCGAGCCTCGTCGTATACGCGTGCGTGACGAATTCTTGCGTAAGTCGAAAATCGAAGAACGGGCACGGGCACGCTTCGGTGACAGAGAAGTTGCACGCGTGGCAATTGATTTGGCAAAAAAGTTTGGTGGATTCGCTGCAGAAGATGAACTAAACGACGACGTCTACGTCGATGATCTGTCACAGATCATTCTGTCTGTCGCCCCTCATCAGGCGTTAATGGAAGCCTTTCACGAATTCACGAATCAGGTGACGAAGGGCCAAGCTTCGATGGATCAAATGCTCGACATCTTCAATAAAGCGCAAATCGCCGAGCTTGCTTCGTATGCACAGATTGCTGCTCAACGCGTAAGAGTTATCAACGACTTGCAGCAAATCATCGACGTGTCGATGGACGAAAGCCAATTCCAAGCGCTCATCGCCAATGCACCTTGGTTGATTGAACCTTCATGGACGGTAATTACCAAAAATCAGAGTTTAAAGAACTTCAAGCACGCATTTGAGAAGTTCTGGAAGGCGAAGCATGGCACCGATTTGTCCTTGGCAATTGACCACGAAGACAAGCGTCCAGACTTCACTTTGGTCAGCATCGATGGGCTACTGCACATCGTGGAAATCAAAAAGGCGGGGCATACGTTTGACGATGCAGATTTTGATCGGCTCATCAATTACGTTGACGCCTTTGAACAATTTTTTGAAGAAAACAAAGAAACAGTGGTGGAGTTCTATCGGGAATGGAAAATAGACCTCGTTGCTGACGGTCTGAAGCTCAAGAAAAGTGCCAATGCACGTTCGTTTGAAGGCCTTGAAAAAGATAATCGCGTCAAGCGAATGTCTTGGCGTGACTTCCTCTCACGTGCAAAAAAAGTCCACGAACAGTTTCTGGACGTACACGATCTAGGCACTCAAAAGCGGCAAGGCAAACGAGCATGA
- a CDS encoding ATP-binding protein, with protein sequence MNQPASDAQPLTLRFAHNVIEHLGLKLYQNKPTNVLAELVSNSWDAMASNVFIDLDVSAQGTPEGISVYDDGRGMSKQDLVTNYLVVGQPKARPAPTTGASGARYPMGRKGIGKLAPFGIARIVHVVTVRNGAAMWLRFDYSAMLATESQDASATAIYTPKVLADDIPIGDVTSAQEPAMQGILEKFKGAIAKSGAGTLIYANSLTIRKPISTVQLRESLGRRFTVTLARSDFNVHVNGGLLTETDAFPEWELRIPSQGMSEHVIATPVGNRSVKFWVGFVKAASWSQEEAGVGVYAHGKIGQDRPFFFGVKGREIFSRYMYAVVEADWIDELQQDTISTDRTSVNWEDSDLESLYTWGAQSVVAWISSYELRRKEISKIEDTALIEGFLNNSPDIKLRTSEKSHLVDLISDVTPRLGKDQDAKVRLIEAAAKAWVHEPARKLIKELWTQVTTFEPSAFVSSVNRLSDELVPESLSLAVAFSLRVFALTQLHGHILKGQETQLQQLIENFPWILHSKYERFVYRKSLANIVKDEAELIAKRNPFPPIPADRTLPDFVFFGTAEDREILVVELKGPGDVAELEEYQQLHSYVLYLASRFQSAKVSGLLVSGGHAAYLSSHRSEAIDFEKWDDVLLRSRRGHMDLLTALLVGTDPVGDDARIQQVCELGGQAVQEFLTQMSEREPLLRELVNRLKPVSGTPKPKE encoded by the coding sequence ATGAATCAGCCTGCTTCAGATGCACAACCATTGACTCTCCGGTTTGCACACAACGTCATCGAACATCTAGGCCTGAAGCTATATCAGAACAAACCCACGAATGTTTTGGCAGAGCTAGTATCAAACTCATGGGATGCAATGGCGTCCAATGTCTTTATTGATCTAGACGTATCCGCCCAAGGTACGCCAGAAGGCATCAGCGTGTACGACGATGGTCGAGGCATGAGTAAGCAAGATCTCGTCACCAATTATTTGGTGGTCGGTCAGCCGAAAGCGAGGCCTGCGCCCACCACAGGCGCTTCAGGGGCTCGATATCCAATGGGGCGAAAGGGAATCGGCAAGTTAGCGCCGTTCGGAATTGCGCGAATCGTCCATGTAGTGACTGTTCGCAATGGAGCCGCTATGTGGCTCCGATTCGACTATTCGGCGATGCTGGCGACTGAAAGTCAAGATGCCTCAGCCACGGCTATTTATACGCCAAAAGTTTTGGCAGATGATATTCCCATTGGCGATGTCACGTCTGCTCAAGAGCCTGCCATGCAGGGGATTCTCGAGAAATTCAAAGGAGCCATTGCAAAATCAGGTGCTGGAACGTTGATTTATGCAAATTCACTAACAATAAGGAAGCCAATTTCGACTGTGCAGCTTCGTGAATCGCTCGGGCGTCGATTTACTGTCACTTTGGCTCGATCTGATTTTAATGTCCACGTCAATGGTGGCTTGCTAACTGAAACCGACGCATTTCCTGAGTGGGAGCTTCGGATACCGAGCCAAGGCATGTCGGAACACGTTATTGCCACGCCGGTAGGTAATAGATCGGTAAAGTTCTGGGTTGGCTTCGTTAAGGCTGCGAGTTGGTCACAAGAGGAGGCCGGTGTTGGTGTTTATGCTCACGGTAAGATTGGGCAGGACCGTCCCTTCTTTTTCGGCGTCAAAGGACGTGAAATTTTCTCACGCTACATGTATGCCGTTGTTGAAGCAGATTGGATTGACGAGTTGCAACAAGATACGATCTCCACTGATCGGACAAGCGTGAATTGGGAAGACTCAGATCTTGAATCCCTTTACACATGGGGGGCTCAGTCCGTAGTTGCATGGATTAGTTCCTATGAGCTGCGAAGAAAGGAGATATCAAAAATTGAAGACACCGCGCTGATCGAAGGTTTTCTGAACAACTCCCCAGACATCAAGTTGCGGACCTCCGAGAAGAGCCATTTGGTGGACTTAATTAGCGATGTGACGCCGCGCCTCGGGAAGGATCAAGACGCCAAAGTTCGCCTCATCGAGGCCGCTGCGAAGGCATGGGTGCACGAGCCTGCTCGAAAATTAATCAAAGAACTGTGGACTCAAGTCACAACATTTGAACCATCAGCCTTCGTGTCGTCAGTAAACAGGCTCAGCGACGAATTGGTACCAGAGAGCTTGTCACTTGCAGTGGCGTTCTCTTTGCGTGTTTTTGCCCTAACGCAGCTCCATGGGCACATACTCAAAGGCCAGGAAACGCAACTCCAGCAACTCATCGAAAATTTTCCCTGGATACTTCATTCGAAGTATGAACGCTTCGTCTATCGGAAATCGCTTGCCAACATCGTCAAAGACGAGGCCGAGTTGATTGCAAAGCGTAATCCGTTTCCTCCCATTCCAGCTGATCGTACGTTGCCTGACTTCGTTTTCTTCGGCACGGCCGAGGATCGGGAAATACTCGTGGTTGAACTCAAAGGACCGGGCGATGTTGCGGAGCTAGAGGAATACCAGCAACTGCATTCTTACGTGTTGTATCTTGCATCACGCTTCCAAAGCGCAAAAGTGTCAGGTTTGCTCGTATCGGGTGGTCACGCAGCTTATCTCTCCAGCCATCGTTCAGAAGCCATAGATTTTGAAAAATGGGATGACGTTCTGCTCCGATCAAGACGTGGCCACATGGATCTTCTTACGGCGTTGTTGGTCGGAACGGATCCTGTTGGTGATGATGCACGGATTCAGCAGGTTTGCGAACTCGGCGGCCAGGCAGTTCAAGAGTTCCTCACACAAATGAGCGAACGGGAACCATTGCTCCGTGAACTCGTTAATAGGCTAAAACCTGTATCAGGGACACCGAAACCCAAGGAATGA
- a CDS encoding very short patch repair endonuclease: MPSKYEVKPVFVDVTSATRLRMQAVRRHDTAPEMAVRRLLHAMGYRFRLHRKDLPGSPDIVLPGHRKIILVHGCFWHGHERCKRAKSPTKNMETWRIKIEANQMRDAKNVVALRELGWGVLIVWECEVRDQEQLANRLRDFLLVR, translated from the coding sequence ATGCCAAGTAAGTATGAAGTTAAGCCCGTATTCGTCGACGTAACATCAGCCACCCGTCTCCGCATGCAGGCGGTTCGTCGCCATGACACTGCACCGGAGATGGCGGTTCGACGTTTGTTGCATGCGATGGGCTATAGATTTCGTCTGCATCGCAAGGATTTGCCCGGCTCGCCTGATATCGTACTTCCGGGGCACCGGAAAATTATTCTGGTTCACGGCTGCTTCTGGCATGGGCACGAGCGATGCAAGCGCGCAAAGAGTCCAACCAAAAATATGGAAACATGGCGCATCAAGATCGAAGCAAATCAGATGCGCGACGCAAAAAACGTTGTTGCGCTTCGTGAACTGGGATGGGGCGTACTGATCGTCTGGGAGTGTGAAGTGCGAGATCAGGAGCAACTCGCCAACCGTTTACGTGATTTCCTGCTAGTTCGTTGA